A region from the Motacilla alba alba isolate MOTALB_02 chromosome 10, Motacilla_alba_V1.0_pri, whole genome shotgun sequence genome encodes:
- the LEO1 gene encoding RNA polymerase-associated protein LEO1 isoform X3, with protein MADMADLFGSDADSEPEHKDSDSGSDSDSEQENAGSGSNASGSDSDQDDDREAIKPSNKELFGDDSEDEGASHHSGSDNHSERSYNRSEGSGHSEHEDNEQSDGEQHSASEAAHDDDEDEREHGSEEGSHRSEGDGSEKAHSEDEKWGKEDKSDQSDDEERQQNSDDEERQQNSDDEEKVQNSDEDERPQVSDDEERLQNSDEEKMQNSDDEERPQASDEEKMQNSDDDERAQRSEEEKIQNSDDEERAQHSDEEEQEHKSVESARGSDSEDEVLRMKRKKTIASDSEAESDTEGQKEHADVMDLFGGADDISSGSDGEDKPPTPGQPIDENGLSQEQQEEEPIPETRIEVEIPKVNTDLGNDLYFVKLPNFLSVEPRPFDPQYYEDEFEDEEMLDEEGRTRLKLKVENTIRWRMRRDEEGNEIRESNARIVKWSDGSMSLHLGNEVFDVYKAPLQGDHNHLFIRQGTGLQGQAVFKTKLTFRPHSTDSATHRKMTLSLADRCSKTQKIRILPMAGRDPESQRTEMIKKEEERLRASIRRESQQRRMREKQHQRGLSASYLEPDRYDEEDEGDDAISLAAIKNRYKGGIREERARIYSSDSDEGSDEDKTQRLLKAKKLNSDEQVVSLLLQLMGIFC; from the exons ATGGCCGACATGGCGGATCTGTTCGGCAGCGACGCGGACTCCGAGCCGGAGCACAAAG ACTCCGATTCTGGCTCTGATTCCGATTCCGAGCAGGAGAACGCTGGCTCCGGGAGCAACGCCTCTGGCAGCGACAGCGACCAGGACGACGACAGGGAGGCCATCAAACCCAGCAACAAGGAGCTGTTCGGAGACGACAGCGAGGACGAAGGGGCATCCCATCACTCGGGGAGCGACAACCACTCCGAGAGATCCTACAACCGCTCCGAGGGCTCGGGGCACTCGGAGCACGAGGACAACGAGCAGTCGGACGGCGAGCAGCACAGCGCGTCCGAGGCCGCGCACGACGACGACGAGGACGAGCGCGAGCACGGCTCCGAGGAGGGCAGCCATCGCTCCGAGGGAGACGGCTCTGAGAAGGCGCACTCGGAGGATGAGAAGTGGGGCAAGGAGGACAAAAGCGATCAGTCGGATGatgaggagaggcagcagaactCTGATGATGAGGAGAGACAGCAGAACTCTGACGATGAGGAGAAGGTGCAGAACTCGGATGAAGATGAAAGGCCACAGGTGTCTGATGATGAAGAAAGACTCCAGAACTCGGatgaagagaaaatgcagaacTCTGATGATGAGGAAAGGCCACAGGCCTCAGATGAGGAGAAGATGCAGAACTCTGACGATGATGAAAGGGCCCAGCGGTCTGAGGAGGAGAAGATTCAGAACTCTGATGATGAGGAACGGGCCCAGCATTCCGATGAGGAGGAGCAAGAGCACAAATCTG TAGAGTCTGCAAGGGGCAGCGACAGCGAGGATGAAGTTCTGCGAATGAAGCGGAAGAAAACAATTGCGTCAGATTCGGAAGCAGAGAGTGACACAGAAGGGCAGAAAG agcATGCCGATGTCATGGATCTGTTTGGAGGTGCCGATGACATTTCCTCAGGGAGTGATGGAGAAGACAAGCCACCAACCCCAGGACAGCCCATT GATGAGAATGGGCTGAGTCAAGAACAGCAGGAAGAAGAGCCTATTCCAGAGACCAGAATAGAGGTAGAAATACCAAAAGTAAACACAGACTTGGGTAATGATTTGTATTTTGTGAAGCTGCCCAACTTCCTCAGTGTGGAGCCCAG ACCTTTTGATCCCCAGTATTATGAAGATGAATTTGAAGATGAGGAGATGCTTGATGAAGAAGGTAGAACTAGGTTAAAACTCAAG GTAGAAAACACAATACGATGGCGGATGCGACGAGATGAGGAAGGGAATGAGATCAGAGAAAGTAATGCACGGATAGTTAAATGGTCAGATGGAAG CATGTCCCTCCATTTGGGCAATGAGGTCTTTGACGTGTACAAGGCGCCGCTACAAGGAGACCACAATCATTTGTTCATCAGACAAGGGACAGGCCTGCAAGGACAGGCTGTGTTCAAGACCAAGTTAACCTTCAG GCCACACTCTACAGACAGTGCCACTCACAGGAAGATGACTCTGTCTCTGGCAGACAGATGTTCAAAGACCCAGAAAATTCGTATTTTGCCAATGGCAGGCCGTGATCCAGAGTCTCAGCGCACAGAAATGATCAAG AAAgaagaggagaggctgagggccTCCATCCGCAGGGAGTCGCAGCAGCGGCGGATGCGGGAGAAGCAGCACCAGCGGGGGCTGAGCGCCAGCTACCTGGAGCCCGACCGCTACGACGAGGAGGACGAGGGGGATGATGCAATCAGTCTGGCAGCTATCAAAAACAGATACAAAGGTGGCATCAGAG AGGAACGTGCTAGAATCTACTCTTCTGACAGTGACGAAGGCTCAGATGAAGATAAAACCCAAAGACTACTCAAGGCAAAGAAACTTAATAGTGATGAG CAAGTAGTTTCACTGTTGCTGCAGTTAATGGGGATATTCTGCTGA
- the LEO1 gene encoding RNA polymerase-associated protein LEO1 isoform X1 — protein sequence MADMADLFGSDADSEPEHKDSDSGSDSDSEQENAGSGSNASGSDSDQDDDREAIKPSNKELFGDDSEDEGASHHSGSDNHSERSYNRSEGSGHSEHEDNEQSDGEQHSASEAAHDDDEDEREHGSEEGSHRSEGDGSEKAHSEDEKWGKEDKSDQSDDEERQQNSDDEERQQNSDDEEKVQNSDEDERPQVSDDEERLQNSDEEKMQNSDDEERPQASDEEKMQNSDDDERAQRSEEEKIQNSDDEERAQHSDEEEQEHKSVESARGSDSEDEVLRMKRKKTIASDSEAESDTEGQKEHADVMDLFGGADDISSGSDGEDKPPTPGQPIDENGLSQEQQEEEPIPETRIEVEIPKVNTDLGNDLYFVKLPNFLSVEPRPFDPQYYEDEFEDEEMLDEEGRTRLKLKVENTIRWRMRRDEEGNEIRESNARIVKWSDGSMSLHLGNEVFDVYKAPLQGDHNHLFIRQGTGLQGQAVFKTKLTFRPHSTDSATHRKMTLSLADRCSKTQKIRILPMAGRDPESQRTEMIKKEEERLRASIRRESQQRRMREKQHQRGLSASYLEPDRYDEEDEGDDAISLAAIKNRYKGGIREERARIYSSDSDEGSDEDKTQRLLKAKKLNSDEEGEPSGKRKADDDDKASKKPKKYVISDEEEEDDD from the exons ATGGCCGACATGGCGGATCTGTTCGGCAGCGACGCGGACTCCGAGCCGGAGCACAAAG ACTCCGATTCTGGCTCTGATTCCGATTCCGAGCAGGAGAACGCTGGCTCCGGGAGCAACGCCTCTGGCAGCGACAGCGACCAGGACGACGACAGGGAGGCCATCAAACCCAGCAACAAGGAGCTGTTCGGAGACGACAGCGAGGACGAAGGGGCATCCCATCACTCGGGGAGCGACAACCACTCCGAGAGATCCTACAACCGCTCCGAGGGCTCGGGGCACTCGGAGCACGAGGACAACGAGCAGTCGGACGGCGAGCAGCACAGCGCGTCCGAGGCCGCGCACGACGACGACGAGGACGAGCGCGAGCACGGCTCCGAGGAGGGCAGCCATCGCTCCGAGGGAGACGGCTCTGAGAAGGCGCACTCGGAGGATGAGAAGTGGGGCAAGGAGGACAAAAGCGATCAGTCGGATGatgaggagaggcagcagaactCTGATGATGAGGAGAGACAGCAGAACTCTGACGATGAGGAGAAGGTGCAGAACTCGGATGAAGATGAAAGGCCACAGGTGTCTGATGATGAAGAAAGACTCCAGAACTCGGatgaagagaaaatgcagaacTCTGATGATGAGGAAAGGCCACAGGCCTCAGATGAGGAGAAGATGCAGAACTCTGACGATGATGAAAGGGCCCAGCGGTCTGAGGAGGAGAAGATTCAGAACTCTGATGATGAGGAACGGGCCCAGCATTCCGATGAGGAGGAGCAAGAGCACAAATCTG TAGAGTCTGCAAGGGGCAGCGACAGCGAGGATGAAGTTCTGCGAATGAAGCGGAAGAAAACAATTGCGTCAGATTCGGAAGCAGAGAGTGACACAGAAGGGCAGAAAG agcATGCCGATGTCATGGATCTGTTTGGAGGTGCCGATGACATTTCCTCAGGGAGTGATGGAGAAGACAAGCCACCAACCCCAGGACAGCCCATT GATGAGAATGGGCTGAGTCAAGAACAGCAGGAAGAAGAGCCTATTCCAGAGACCAGAATAGAGGTAGAAATACCAAAAGTAAACACAGACTTGGGTAATGATTTGTATTTTGTGAAGCTGCCCAACTTCCTCAGTGTGGAGCCCAG ACCTTTTGATCCCCAGTATTATGAAGATGAATTTGAAGATGAGGAGATGCTTGATGAAGAAGGTAGAACTAGGTTAAAACTCAAG GTAGAAAACACAATACGATGGCGGATGCGACGAGATGAGGAAGGGAATGAGATCAGAGAAAGTAATGCACGGATAGTTAAATGGTCAGATGGAAG CATGTCCCTCCATTTGGGCAATGAGGTCTTTGACGTGTACAAGGCGCCGCTACAAGGAGACCACAATCATTTGTTCATCAGACAAGGGACAGGCCTGCAAGGACAGGCTGTGTTCAAGACCAAGTTAACCTTCAG GCCACACTCTACAGACAGTGCCACTCACAGGAAGATGACTCTGTCTCTGGCAGACAGATGTTCAAAGACCCAGAAAATTCGTATTTTGCCAATGGCAGGCCGTGATCCAGAGTCTCAGCGCACAGAAATGATCAAG AAAgaagaggagaggctgagggccTCCATCCGCAGGGAGTCGCAGCAGCGGCGGATGCGGGAGAAGCAGCACCAGCGGGGGCTGAGCGCCAGCTACCTGGAGCCCGACCGCTACGACGAGGAGGACGAGGGGGATGATGCAATCAGTCTGGCAGCTATCAAAAACAGATACAAAGGTGGCATCAGAG AGGAACGTGCTAGAATCTACTCTTCTGACAGTGACGAAGGCTCAGATGAAGATAAAACCCAAAGACTACTCAAGGCAAAGAAACTTAATAGTGATGAG
- the LEO1 gene encoding RNA polymerase-associated protein LEO1 isoform X2 — MADMADLFGSDADSEPEHKDSDSGSDSDSEQENAGSGSNASGSDSDQDDDREAIKPSNKELFGDDSEDEGASHHSGSDNHSERSYNRSEGSGHSEHEDNEQSDGEQHSASEAAHDDDEDEREHGSEEGSHRSEGDGSEKAHSEDEKWGKEDKSDQSDDEERQQNSDDEERQQNSDDEEKVQNSDEDERPQVSDDEERLQNSDEEKMQNSDDEERPQASDEEKMQNSDDDERAQRSEEEKIQNSDDEERAQHSDEEEQEHKSESARGSDSEDEVLRMKRKKTIASDSEAESDTEGQKEHADVMDLFGGADDISSGSDGEDKPPTPGQPIDENGLSQEQQEEEPIPETRIEVEIPKVNTDLGNDLYFVKLPNFLSVEPRPFDPQYYEDEFEDEEMLDEEGRTRLKLKVENTIRWRMRRDEEGNEIRESNARIVKWSDGSMSLHLGNEVFDVYKAPLQGDHNHLFIRQGTGLQGQAVFKTKLTFRPHSTDSATHRKMTLSLADRCSKTQKIRILPMAGRDPESQRTEMIKKEEERLRASIRRESQQRRMREKQHQRGLSASYLEPDRYDEEDEGDDAISLAAIKNRYKGGIREERARIYSSDSDEGSDEDKTQRLLKAKKLNSDEEGEPSGKRKADDDDKASKKPKKYVISDEEEEDDD, encoded by the exons ATGGCCGACATGGCGGATCTGTTCGGCAGCGACGCGGACTCCGAGCCGGAGCACAAAG ACTCCGATTCTGGCTCTGATTCCGATTCCGAGCAGGAGAACGCTGGCTCCGGGAGCAACGCCTCTGGCAGCGACAGCGACCAGGACGACGACAGGGAGGCCATCAAACCCAGCAACAAGGAGCTGTTCGGAGACGACAGCGAGGACGAAGGGGCATCCCATCACTCGGGGAGCGACAACCACTCCGAGAGATCCTACAACCGCTCCGAGGGCTCGGGGCACTCGGAGCACGAGGACAACGAGCAGTCGGACGGCGAGCAGCACAGCGCGTCCGAGGCCGCGCACGACGACGACGAGGACGAGCGCGAGCACGGCTCCGAGGAGGGCAGCCATCGCTCCGAGGGAGACGGCTCTGAGAAGGCGCACTCGGAGGATGAGAAGTGGGGCAAGGAGGACAAAAGCGATCAGTCGGATGatgaggagaggcagcagaactCTGATGATGAGGAGAGACAGCAGAACTCTGACGATGAGGAGAAGGTGCAGAACTCGGATGAAGATGAAAGGCCACAGGTGTCTGATGATGAAGAAAGACTCCAGAACTCGGatgaagagaaaatgcagaacTCTGATGATGAGGAAAGGCCACAGGCCTCAGATGAGGAGAAGATGCAGAACTCTGACGATGATGAAAGGGCCCAGCGGTCTGAGGAGGAGAAGATTCAGAACTCTGATGATGAGGAACGGGCCCAGCATTCCGATGAGGAGGAGCAAGAGCACAAATCTG AGTCTGCAAGGGGCAGCGACAGCGAGGATGAAGTTCTGCGAATGAAGCGGAAGAAAACAATTGCGTCAGATTCGGAAGCAGAGAGTGACACAGAAGGGCAGAAAG agcATGCCGATGTCATGGATCTGTTTGGAGGTGCCGATGACATTTCCTCAGGGAGTGATGGAGAAGACAAGCCACCAACCCCAGGACAGCCCATT GATGAGAATGGGCTGAGTCAAGAACAGCAGGAAGAAGAGCCTATTCCAGAGACCAGAATAGAGGTAGAAATACCAAAAGTAAACACAGACTTGGGTAATGATTTGTATTTTGTGAAGCTGCCCAACTTCCTCAGTGTGGAGCCCAG ACCTTTTGATCCCCAGTATTATGAAGATGAATTTGAAGATGAGGAGATGCTTGATGAAGAAGGTAGAACTAGGTTAAAACTCAAG GTAGAAAACACAATACGATGGCGGATGCGACGAGATGAGGAAGGGAATGAGATCAGAGAAAGTAATGCACGGATAGTTAAATGGTCAGATGGAAG CATGTCCCTCCATTTGGGCAATGAGGTCTTTGACGTGTACAAGGCGCCGCTACAAGGAGACCACAATCATTTGTTCATCAGACAAGGGACAGGCCTGCAAGGACAGGCTGTGTTCAAGACCAAGTTAACCTTCAG GCCACACTCTACAGACAGTGCCACTCACAGGAAGATGACTCTGTCTCTGGCAGACAGATGTTCAAAGACCCAGAAAATTCGTATTTTGCCAATGGCAGGCCGTGATCCAGAGTCTCAGCGCACAGAAATGATCAAG AAAgaagaggagaggctgagggccTCCATCCGCAGGGAGTCGCAGCAGCGGCGGATGCGGGAGAAGCAGCACCAGCGGGGGCTGAGCGCCAGCTACCTGGAGCCCGACCGCTACGACGAGGAGGACGAGGGGGATGATGCAATCAGTCTGGCAGCTATCAAAAACAGATACAAAGGTGGCATCAGAG AGGAACGTGCTAGAATCTACTCTTCTGACAGTGACGAAGGCTCAGATGAAGATAAAACCCAAAGACTACTCAAGGCAAAGAAACTTAATAGTGATGAG